Within Desulfatiglans sp., the genomic segment CACATTTCATACAGGCCCCCATGTCATCCGAGAGATTTCAGGCCAATGTGGTGGCAGCAATGCAGAAAAAGCGGATTCTGGGTGTTACGAACAGGTACGTTGTAATAGCAAAACACAGGCTGTAGGCAGGAACTCAGGCTTTAGCTTTTTAGTCTGTAGGCTATTAGGAAAGCAGAAGCCCAAAACAGATCAGGGCAGAGAAAATAATGAAACTACTTTTAAAAAGAAGATGGCTCAACTTAAAAACAAGAGACAGTGTCACGTATTTCTCATCACTTTAATCAACAAAGTAGGGTTTACACGATGAGGGATATTCTAAAGCATCAGATGGAAATTATCACATTGGCACAATGGCAGTCTTGACCCCTGACCTTAATTCAACATATGGTTTTAACCTTTTTGCCAAACCTATCAATTCTTCATAGGTGATTTTGCCGATCTCTGCATCTGTAAAGTCCCATAATGCAGGGATAGTTGTAAGGTTAAGTGTAGCATTTATCAGATGCACAGCAATGTCTTCTGATGAAATATTTCCTGACACACTATTAATTAAGATACCATTCTTATCTTTTACAGTTTGAATCTTTTTCATGTTCTTACCCAACATATTTTACACACTACCTATTTATCGGCATTCTGACAAAATAAATAAACTTTTTATTTGTACTAATCCCATGAAAACTTGGAAGGCTATTAAAGCCAAAAGCCCTCAACCGCCTTGTTATTTTTGCTGCTCAAAGGGCATATAACTAATGTAAAATCTATTTCCTGCTATGCCGTGGTAACAAAAAAGTAACGCAGCCACGAAAGTCCGGATCTTTAGCAATTTGCGTTTGTTGTGCCTTTGGGAAAAGTGTTTTTAGGATTGTGCTTTCCCCTGTCTGGCGAAGACCCCATAGAAAGTAGAACTCACCAAAACTTAAGACCATATTTCGCATTCTTTCACACCTGCAAATTTAAACTTGTGATTTAAATTTGCATGTAATTTTAAAGGATAATTTTTGATATGCATATATTTTATGATACGAGACACAAGATATTACAATTCTAAAGCACCCTTTCAAGTTTTTTCATAAACAGGGATTTTATCTCTTCGAGTCGCTTTGCATCTGTGGCCTCAAACCTGAGCACAAGCACAGGCTGTGTATTGGATGACCTTACAAGGCCCCAGCCGCCATCAAAGAGAACCCTTGCCCCATCAACATCAATCACCTCATATTCCCTCTTAAACTCCTCAACCAGCTTTTTAACCACACCGAACTTTTTATCATCAGGGCAGTCCATTCGGATTTCAGGCGTATTTACCATGGTGGGGATACCGGAAAGCAGATCCCTCACGCTCTTTTCTTCTGTTGTGAGTATCTCAAGGAGCCTTGCCCCTGAATATATGGCATCATCAAAACCAAAATATCTGTCTGCAAAAAAGAGGTGGCCGCTCATCTCGCCCGCAAAAAGCGCCCCTGTCTCCTTCATCTTGCTCTTAATCAGGGAGTGGCCGGCCTTCCACATGATTGGTTGCCCGCCCTGTTTTTTAATGTCATCATAGAGCACCTGTGAGCATTTGACCTCGCCAATAATAGCTGCGCCAGGGTTCTTTTTAAGGATCGCCCTTGAAAAGATGATCATAAGCTGATCACCCCATATGATGTTGCCCTCTTTATCTATTACACCGATCCTGTCAGCGTCACCATCAAAGGAGATGCCCAGGTCAGCATCCTTTTCATCAACAAGCCTCTTAAGTTCAAGAAGGTTTTCCGGTATTGTTGGGTCAGGGTGATGGTTGGGGAATGTGCCATCCGGTTCGCAGTAGAGTGTCTCCACATCCACACCCATTGCCCTGTAAACCTGGGGCGCAACAAGACCACCCACACCGTTTCCCGCATCAATTATTACACGCCTCTTGATAGTGCCAGGATGAATGTTTGTCTTAAGATACTCCAGATAGGGTTTGATTACATCCTTCTCAGTAAGAGAGCCCTCCCCCTTTAAAAATTGGCCTTTTTCTGCAATTTCACGGAGCCTCTGTATCTCCTCTCCATAGATGGTTGCCTTGCCAAGGCATACCTTGAACCCGTTGTACTCAGGGGGATTATGGCTCCCCGTAATCATGACGGCCCCATCCAGTTTCAATTCATGGATGGAAAAGTATAAAAGGGGTGTAGGCACCATGCCAAGATATATGACATGCATGCCTGTCTCAAGAAGCCCCTTTATAAGGGCATCCTTTAACTCAGGATAACTTTCACGGCAGTCATGGCCAACCGATATTTTTGTTGCACCGTGCTGTTTATAGTATATGCCGAATGTCCTCCCTAGCTCATATACTGTTTGACTATTCAGCTCTTCCGGAAATCTTCCCCTGATATCATATTCCCTGAATATTGCCGGGTTCATAGCAGTTCCTCCCTTTTTCTGTTTTTCAGTTCATCAACTATTTTTTTAATATCCTGTGACCTTTTCATATCCGCCACAAGAAGGGCATCATCCCTATCCACAACAATAAGATTATTAACCCCCAGACAGGCAACAAGCCTTTTTCCAGATGAAGAGATAAAACTCCCCTCACAGTCAATAAGCAGGGTATCGCCAACTGTGAGATTTTTATTTTTATCATATTCATCAGACCTGAGCTCATACAGAGATTCCCATGACCCCACATCGCTCCACCCGCATTCGCACGGCACTACATAGAGATCGGCTCTTGTCTTTTCCATGACCCCATAGTCAAAGGATTCAGATTTTATTTCCGAATAAACCTCAAGAAACTTTTTATCAAACTCAGGTGACCCAAAATATGGCTCAAGCTTTAATAAGCTGTTATAGGTTTCAGGGAGACATGACTTCATCTCATTCAGTATTGTCTCAGGGGTAGCCACAAATATGCCCGCATTCCAGTAGTAGTCGCCACTGTTCAGATACTCCATTGCCTTTTTAAGATCAGGCTTTTCAACAAACCTCTTAACATTGTATATGCCAGCCTCACCTGTTTCACCATCTTTGCCTGACTTTTGGATATACCCGTAACCAGTCTCTGGACGTGACGGCACTATCCCAAGGGTTGCAATACCACCTGATTCACATGCCCTTGCTGCAAGCTTGATAGCATCTGTGAATGCCTTTGGATTGCCTATAAAATGGTCAGCAGGGAGAAAGGCCATTGGCCCCCTGCACCCGAGATAACGCGCATAAAGGGCACCAAGGCCAATACATGGCGCAGTATTCCTGCCCACAGGCTCAGCGAGGATATTGATATCTCTACCGGTGAAAAGCCTTTGTGTCTCTTCACGATGGCTCTCCCCAAGTATGATCATCATCTCGTTATCTTTGGAAATAGAAAGCAGCCTGTTGCAGGTCTCAACAACCATAGGCCCTTTACCGGTTATATCCAAAAGCTGCTTTGGCCTGTCTTTTCTACTGAAAGGCCAGAACCTTGTCCCCGAACCGCCTGCCATTATTACTGAAAACATAATTATCCTCTAATCGTTAAATCCAAACAACCTGAAACCCAGCATTACCCTTGATTCCTCATCATGCCGCTGCATACCAAGCCTTATACCCCAGCACTTTGAGCTATAATCAAGCCAATAGCTCTGTTCTACATTATAGTTTTCTTTAATGTCACGCCTGAGGTTACTTCCCACACTAAACCCCTTTGCAAGGTTTATGCTGACATAATAGCCTAACCCCTTGTTCCCTGTGTCACTGTAAACATAGTCAAGCCTGTAGATGTCCTTAAGCCTGTTCGCCCTTTCTATATCAAGCTTGATGGCTATATCCGCATATGTAAAATCATCCCTGTAATGATCCCACTCTGTCTCTGTATTCATGCTGATCATCGAGTCTGGCATGATCCTGAGCTCTGCCCTGAGTGGTTCAAATGGTTTCTCCTTTTCTCCTAAGTTTAAATCTCTCCTTGATTCATCAATGTCATAACCCTGGATAATACTGAATGTGGCCAGTTGTGAATATGTAATGTTACCCTTTTCATCCACATTTTTTGCGTCAAGGAAGTTATCTATTGAGAGGTATACCCTGTTTGCGCTCCCATCCGCATCCATTGACTCAAACCATGGGCTAAAACTCTCTTCATCCCTGTGGCTCCTGTATTCATAGGTAAGCCCCGGCACAATCTTATGCTTGATCCTCTTAATGCTATCTGAATCCACATCAAAGACCCTCTCAAGAAGTGTTGAGAGGGTTGCGCTGCCATAGTACATGTCACGGGAGAGATTGTCTGTACTGCTTACGCTGCCATTATCAAACCGGTGCATATCACGTGTGTATCCGGCAGCAGTATCAAACCGCATATATTTCCCGGCCCATACAGGATAGATTACATTAGGTGAGATAGAGAGGCTGTGACCCTTTACACCGAAATCGCGCCATATATAGTCATAATCGGTTTGAAAAGATAATGCAAAGGGCAGGTCATGGATAAACTGCGGAAGCAGATTGTAATAAAGCCCTGCCAGGGGCTCAGGTGTGGTGTCATTTATGAACCCTTCAGGCCTCTGGTAAAATGAGGATGCGGCCTGCAAGCTGTGATTCTCTCCATCCCTTTCAAGTCTCAATCTTGATGTCCTGAATGGGGAGGTCATCTCTTCAAGTGGGCGGCTGAATTCCGCCTCATAATCCGGGCGTGTATTGAATCCGGTCAGGTCTGACTTAAACTCCCTCAGATAATCCTGGTCACTCACAACATCCGCATCAAGGCGGGCAGAGATCCCCACTGGCAACTCCTGATCCACTCTTCCGCGAAACCAGTAACGGCCTTTGTTTGTCCGCTGATAAGGGCTCAATTCAAGCTGATCAGGGTCATTCATATCCTTTTCATCTATCCGGTCTGAGAGGATATCAAAATTAAAAGAGCCTTTAGAGTCCGGCCCCGTGACATAGCGTAATTCAAGCCCCTGCATCAAGCCCCTCTCTGTCATATATCTTTCATAAAAGGTCATATCAGCGCTGTCTGAAATGGCCCAGAATATTGGCGCCTCAAACTCCAGGCCGTTACGGCTGGAATAACCTGCCTGTGGCAGGAGAATGCCAGAGGCCCTCTTTGTCTTTGCCGGGAAAAGCAGGTAGGGCACATAGGCAACCGGTATATCCTTTACCCTGAATGCTGCATTGCGGAGCCGGCCATAACCTTCTACTGTCAAGTTTATTTCAGAGCCCGTGATACTCCAATCAGGTTTATCACCGTCACATGTGGTGAGTTTAAAATCCTTTATAAGATAGCTGTCGTCCCCGAATTTTTCTATCCTGTCACCGCTGAAGTAAAAATTAAATTCCTCTATAAAGAGGCTCGCATCATTGATAACACCGGTCTTATCCAGATAATTGAATGTACCGCTCTCGCCAGTAAGGGTATCTTCCCCTGTCTTAAGCAGGATACCGTCTGAAGCTAAAGCCATGCTGGTCTCCAGATTATACTCGGCATTCTCAGCCGATAATGTATAAGCTCCTGAGCTAAAGACCACCTCTCCAGTAAATATAAATAAATCTTCCTTTGGCATGTATTTGTAGCTGATTGACTCAACGGAGACATCTGCCTTCGGGTCTATAACAAACCGTTCCCTTAAGCTATCCTGGGCATTGAGTGCACCACTGATGAAAACAAGGATAAAGATGATGGATATTTTATTTAATATAGAAATGGCTCTGCTCCATGTTCAATATCAGGATTACTTTTTACACCGGGTCGGGTCTGTATCTTACAGGGTCAATCACTGTGAGCGCCTCGCCTACTGTAAAGAGTGACCCTGTTATAAGGATCATGTCATCAGGGTGCGCCATTCCTTTTGCCTTTGCTATAGCCACCGGTAACCCATCTATTATTTCTACCTTTTTGCTGTAGGCAGAAACAACACTGTACAATTCATCAGGTTTTGCGGAACGATAGTATTCAGGGGCAGAGCAAATGATATGGTCGGATAATGGCGCTATCTCCTTTACTATGGTGTCAATATCCTTGTCCTTCATGATACCCAGAACAAGGATAAGCCTTTTAAATGTAAAATCCTTTTTAATGGCCTCGGCAAGCACCTTTGCTGCGCCAGGGTTATGGGCGCCGTCTACAACCACTAGTGGTCTTTCAGAGAGCGCCTGCACCCTGCCCAGCCATGAAGTCTCCTCAATACCTTTTTTTATCGTATCCTCATCCAGCCTCACACCCTTTTTTTCAAGCAGTTCAAGTATACCAAGTGAAAGGGTCGCATTCCTGTGCTGAAAAGGCCCTTTAAGTGTAAGATTGATATCCCTTATATTCCTCTTAAGCCCGTAATAATTAAATTTTCTTCCAACGCTGCGGAACCTGACATCACGCCCTACCTCAAAGTATGGGGCGCCCCGCTCCTCACTAATTTTCCTGAAGACCTCTTTAACCACCGGCTGTGTGGCGGCAGTGATGATATTAATCCCCTTTTTTATGATACCGGCCTTTTCACCTGCTATCTCTTTAAGGGTGTTACCCAGGAATGACTGGTGTTCAAGCGAGATATTTGTAATGGCTGAGACAAGGGGTTTAATAATATTGGTTGCATCGAGCCTTCCGCCCATGCCCACCTCCATGATAGCAAAATCAACCTTTTCACGCGCAAAGCAGGCAAGCGCCATAGCGGTAGCAAACTCAAAATAGGTGGGTGGTTCAGTCGGGTCGATTACACCTTTTATCTCCTCAGTAAGTTCAGCAACCTGCTTCTTCGTTATCTCTTTGCGGTTGATCCTGAAACGCTCTGTAAAGCTAACCAGATGGGGCGATGAATAGAAACCGACCCTGTAACCGGCCCTTATAAGCACAGACTCCACCATTGCAGATACAGAGCCCTTGCCATTTGTCCCTGCGATATGAATATACTTCTGGCCCTTGTGGGGATAACCCATCTTCTTAAGTATGTTTGATGTCTTTGAAAGCCCGAATTTTACCCCGTACTTCTGAAGACCGTATAGATACTCCAATGCCTGTTTGTATGTCATTTTATAAACCTTTAATAAAAGGGTTCGAGGGGCCAAGGGTTCAAGGGGTCGAGTGTCTATAACCTTACATACTGATTCCGGCCTTAAACCGCACACCTAAAACCGTAAACCGGTTTTTTTCATATCCTCGTTAATATCGTATGCTCCAGGTGCAAGAGCTTTCGCCCTACATCACTAAAGAGCACCTCAACCTTGTTTGTGTCCACAAATTTTGCGATTACACCCTTTCCAAATGCAGGGTGTTTCACCCTGTCACCGGGTCTTAAGCCCCCCGTCCCCGGGCCTGCTACATTTGCCTTTACAGGATCAGACTTTGTATATCTCTTTTCACCACTTCCATTCCATATACCACTGAATGAGGGCCATGAATTACCCTTTGACCTGTGAGAAAAAATGCCATCAGGTATCTCCCTTATAAAGGTGGATAGCCCCATCCTTATGCCTGTTTCAGCAAGCTGCCAGGGGGGAAGCGACTCTGCCCCCGGATAACACATGATAAGCCTGTCCTTTGCCCTGGTTGTGGCAACATACATCAAACGACGCTCTTCTTCAATGGATTCTTCATTACAGTGCGCCCTGGCTGATGGGAAGTACCCATCCATTACCCATATGATAAACACGATCGGCCATTCAAGCCCTTTGGCAGAGTGTACAGTAGAGAGGGTAACAATATCATCC encodes:
- a CDS encoding phosphomannomutase/phosphoglucomutase, which encodes MNPAIFREYDIRGRFPEELNSQTVYELGRTFGIYYKQHGATKISVGHDCRESYPELKDALIKGLLETGMHVIYLGMVPTPLLYFSIHELKLDGAVMITGSHNPPEYNGFKVCLGKATIYGEEIQRLREIAEKGQFLKGEGSLTEKDVIKPYLEYLKTNIHPGTIKRRVIIDAGNGVGGLVAPQVYRAMGVDVETLYCEPDGTFPNHHPDPTIPENLLELKRLVDEKDADLGISFDGDADRIGVIDKEGNIIWGDQLMIIFSRAILKKNPGAAIIGEVKCSQVLYDDIKKQGGQPIMWKAGHSLIKSKMKETGALFAGEMSGHLFFADRYFGFDDAIYSGARLLEILTTEEKSVRDLLSGIPTMVNTPEIRMDCPDDKKFGVVKKLVEEFKREYEVIDVDGARVLFDGGWGLVRSSNTQPVLVLRFEATDAKRLEEIKSLFMKKLERVL
- a CDS encoding LPS-assembly protein LptD, with the protein product MALASDGILLKTGEDTLTGESGTFNYLDKTGVINDASLFIEEFNFYFSGDRIEKFGDDSYLIKDFKLTTCDGDKPDWSITGSEINLTVEGYGRLRNAAFRVKDIPVAYVPYLLFPAKTKRASGILLPQAGYSSRNGLEFEAPIFWAISDSADMTFYERYMTERGLMQGLELRYVTGPDSKGSFNFDILSDRIDEKDMNDPDQLELSPYQRTNKGRYWFRGRVDQELPVGISARLDADVVSDQDYLREFKSDLTGFNTRPDYEAEFSRPLEEMTSPFRTSRLRLERDGENHSLQAASSFYQRPEGFINDTTPEPLAGLYYNLLPQFIHDLPFALSFQTDYDYIWRDFGVKGHSLSISPNVIYPVWAGKYMRFDTAAGYTRDMHRFDNGSVSSTDNLSRDMYYGSATLSTLLERVFDVDSDSIKRIKHKIVPGLTYEYRSHRDEESFSPWFESMDADGSANRVYLSIDNFLDAKNVDEKGNITYSQLATFSIIQGYDIDESRRDLNLGEKEKPFEPLRAELRIMPDSMISMNTETEWDHYRDDFTYADIAIKLDIERANRLKDIYRLDYVYSDTGNKGLGYYVSINLAKGFSVGSNLRRDIKENYNVEQSYWLDYSSKCWGIRLGMQRHDEESRVMLGFRLFGFND
- a CDS encoding nucleotidyl transferase; amino-acid sequence: MFSVIMAGGSGTRFWPFSRKDRPKQLLDITGKGPMVVETCNRLLSISKDNEMMIILGESHREETQRLFTGRDINILAEPVGRNTAPCIGLGALYARYLGCRGPMAFLPADHFIGNPKAFTDAIKLAARACESGGIATLGIVPSRPETGYGYIQKSGKDGETGEAGIYNVKRFVEKPDLKKAMEYLNSGDYYWNAGIFVATPETILNEMKSCLPETYNSLLKLEPYFGSPEFDKKFLEVYSEIKSESFDYGVMEKTRADLYVVPCECGWSDVGSWESLYELRSDEYDKNKNLTVGDTLLIDCEGSFISSSGKRLVACLGVNNLIVVDRDDALLVADMKRSQDIKKIVDELKNRKREELL
- a CDS encoding bifunctional folylpolyglutamate synthase/dihydrofolate synthase, translated to MTYKQALEYLYGLQKYGVKFGLSKTSNILKKMGYPHKGQKYIHIAGTNGKGSVSAMVESVLIRAGYRVGFYSSPHLVSFTERFRINRKEITKKQVAELTEEIKGVIDPTEPPTYFEFATAMALACFAREKVDFAIMEVGMGGRLDATNIIKPLVSAITNISLEHQSFLGNTLKEIAGEKAGIIKKGINIITAATQPVVKEVFRKISEERGAPYFEVGRDVRFRSVGRKFNYYGLKRNIRDINLTLKGPFQHRNATLSLGILELLEKKGVRLDEDTIKKGIEETSWLGRVQALSERPLVVVDGAHNPGAAKVLAEAIKKDFTFKRLILVLGIMKDKDIDTIVKEIAPLSDHIICSAPEYYRSAKPDELYSVVSAYSKKVEIIDGLPVAIAKAKGMAHPDDMILITGSLFTVGEALTVIDPVRYRPDPV